A section of the Cottoperca gobio chromosome 17, fCotGob3.1, whole genome shotgun sequence genome encodes:
- the LOC115022390 gene encoding solute carrier family 22 member 21-like — MSGEKIKDFDEITSFLGVYGFFQILIIVLLNLSAIACGYTGMIMIFVSDTPEHHCKVSINSKHNSTDVEVPFREQRSWVGPDSCSRYKLDGNWTETGAPSNDTEQCLDGWVFSTEIYTATIVSEWDLVCDNAWMVPFTTSLFFVGVLIGSFISGHLSDRFGRKPVFFFTMAIQTVTPLIQATSVSWVMFCILNCLRGLGQISNYITSLILGSGMLSPTARLSYALLGHSLGFGVGYALLPIFAYFIRGWRMLLVASAIPGFLFIPTWWVIPESPRWLLQKGRVEEAESVIRAAAKRNKVPVPEIIYRADECLELMQNKSEDEQTYTYLDLIRTPNMRNITILSVFIWIATSMVFYGLSLNTSNLNGNMYLTCFISAAIDIVVYVATWLLVNRVSRPTFLCSALMFCGIMLLIIKLVPEDMDVMFQVFAFAGKIGVSAAFSFIFLFFTELIPTVVRNMGLAIASTAARIGTIICPYVIYMVVR, encoded by the exons ATGTCGGGTGAAAAAATTAAAGACTTTGATGAAATTACATCTTTTCTGGGCGTCTACGGTTTCTTTCAAATTCTAATAATTGTTCTGCTAAATTTAAGCGCAATAGCATGTGGGTACACAGGAATGATTATGATTTTCGTTTCGGATACACCCGAGCACCACTGCAAAGTATCGATCAACTCCAAGCATAACAGCACAGACGTGGAGGTTCCCTTCCGCGAGCAGCGCAGCTGGGTCGGACCCGACAGCTGTTCCCGGTACAAACTGGATGGAAACTGGACAGAGACAGGGGCACCCAGCAATGACACGGAGCAATGTCTGGATGGATGGGTCTTTAGCACTGAGATATACACCGCCACTATTGTGTCTGAG TGGGATCTGGTGTGTGACAATGCATGGATGGTCCCTTTTACTACCTCCTTATTCTTTGTAGGAGTCCTGATTGGATCATTTATCAGTGGTCACCTCTCAGATCG GTTTGGCAGAAAGCCGGTGTTTTTTTTCACCATGGCCATACAAACAGTCACTCCATTGATCCAGGCCACCTCCGTCAGTTGGGTCATGTTCTGTATCCTCAACTGTTTGAGAGGACTTGGTCAGATATCCAATTACATCACGTCACTCATACTGG GGTCGGGGATGCTGAGCCCTACTGCCAGACTGAGCTACGCTCTGCTGGGCCACAGTTTAGGTTTCGGTGTGGGATATGCCTTGTTGCCAATCTTTGCCTACTTCATACGCGGCTGGAGGATGCTGCTGGTTGCTTCTGCCATCCCCGGCTTCCTATTTATTCCAACATGGTG GGTGATTCCTGAGTCTCCCCGTTGGCTATTGCAGAAAGGTCGTGTGGAGGAGGCTGAGAGTGTTATACGTGCTGCTGCAAAGAGGAACAAAGTCCCAGTTCCTGAGATCATATACAGGGCGGACGAGTGCTTGGAGCTAATG caaaataaaagtgaagatGAGCAGACATACACTTATCTGGACCTGATACGGACCCCTAACATGAGGAACATTACAATTCTGAGTGTTTTCATATG GATTGCCACCTCCATGGTCTTCTATGGTCTCTCTCTCAATACTAGTAACCTGAATGGAAATATGTACCTCACATGCTTCATTTCAGCAGCCATTGACATTGTGGTGTATGTAGCCACTTGGTTGCTAGTTAACCGTGTGTCACGACCCACATTTCTTTGCTCTGCGCTGATGTTCTGTGGCATCATGCTTCTGATTATCAAGCTGGTTCCTGAAG ACATGGATGTCATGTTCCAGGTGTTCGCCTTTGCGGGAAAGATTGGTGTGTCTGCTGCTTTCAGCTTTATCTTTTTGTTCTTCACCGAGCTGATCCCCACTGTGGTCCGGAACATGGGCTTAGCGATCGCCTCCACAGCTGCACGCATAGGCACTATCATTTGTCCTTATGTGATCTACATGG TTGTGAGATGA
- the map2k2b gene encoding dual specificity mitogen-activated protein kinase kinase 2b: protein MAPKKRPVPLNIAPAGDGLSTSTNTDVASEANFVALKRILEELDLDEQQKKRLEAFLTQKAKVGELRDDDFHRVCELGAGNGGVVNKECHKSSGIIMARKLIHLEIKPAIRNQIIRELQVLHECNSPYIVGFYGAFYSDGEISICMEHMDGGSLDQVLKEAKRVPEEILGKVSIAVLRGLAYLREKHQIMHRDVKPSNILVNSRGEIKLCDFGVSGQLIDSMANSFVGTRSYMSPERLQGTHYSVQSDVWSMGLSLVELSIGRFPIPPPDAKELEALFGRPILGGSEGETLSTSPRPRPPGRPVSGHGPAMAIFELLDYIVNEPPPKLPHGVFTSDFQDFVTKCLIKNPADRADLKMLMNHMFIKRSEVEEVDFAGWLCKTMGLNQPSTPTRTAD from the exons ATGGCTCCTAAAAAGAGACCAGTGCCTTTAAACATTGCTCCTGCTGGCGATGGGTTATCCACCTCCACCAACACCGATGTTGCATCTGA GGCCAATTTCGTGGCACTTAAAAGAATATTGGAGGAGTTGGACCTCGATGAACAACAGAAGAAAAGGTTAGAAGCCTTCCTTACCCAGAAGGCCAAGGTGGGCGAGCTGAGAGATGATGACTTCCATCGTGTCTGTGAGCTGGGTGCAGGCAATGGAGGAGTTGTCAATAAGGAATGCCACAAATCTTCAGGAATAATCATGGCCAGGAAG CTCATTCATCTTGAAATCAAACCTGCTATCAGAAACCAGATCATCCGAGAGCTTCAGGTGCTGCATGAGTGTAACTCTCCCTACATTGTGGGCTTCTATGGAGCATTTTACAGCGATGGAGAGATCAGCATCTGCATGGAACACATG GATGGTGGATCTCTAGATCAGGTGCTGAAAGAAGCGAAGAGGGTCCCTGAAGAGATTCTGGGCAAAGTCAGCATTGCT GTTTTGAGAGGCCTTGCGTACCTAagagaaaaacatcaaatcatGCATAGAG ATGTGAAGCCTTCAAACATACTGGTGAACTCGCGTGGGGAGATCaagttgtgtgactttggtgtaaGCGGGCAGCTCATAGACTCTATGGCCAATTCCTTTGTTGGAACAAGATCCTATATGTCG CCTGAGAGATTGCAGGGAACCCACTATTCTGTGCAGTCAGATGTGTGGAGTATGGGGCTGTCCCTTGTAGAGCTGTCAATCGGACGCTTCCCCATTCCTCCTCCAGATGCTAAAGAACTGGAGGCGTTATTTGGACGTCCCATCTTGGGTGGTAGTGAAGGAGAGACACTCAGCACTTCACCCAGACCTAGACCACCGGGTAGACCTGTCAGCG GTCATGGTCCTGCAATGGCCATCTTTGAACTACTAGACTACATCGTAAATGAG CCACCTCCTAAACTACCACATGGCGTCTTCACATCTGATTTCCAGGACTTTGTGACAAAGTG CCTTATCAAAAACCCAGCAGATAGAGCTGACTTGAAAATGTTGATG aaCCATATGTTTATCAAGCGGTCTGAGGTGGAGGAGGTAGACTTCGCTGGCTGGCTTTGTAAAACCATGGGGCTGAACCAACCTAGCACTCCCACACGCActgcagactga